The following coding sequences lie in one Heliangelus exortis chromosome 8, bHelExo1.hap1, whole genome shotgun sequence genomic window:
- the EPS15 gene encoding epidermal growth factor receptor substrate 15 isoform X8 produces MLEASAAEAGPTEELSSANPVYEKYYRQVDSANSGRVLASDAAVFLKKSGLTDLVLGKIWDLADTDGKGILSKQEFFVALRLVACAQNGLEVSLSSLNLPVPPPRFTDTSSPLLLSGTASSDVPWAVKLEDKAKYDAIFDSLNPVNGLLSGDKVKPVLLNSKLPVDILGRVWELSDIDRDGMLDRDEFAVAMFLVYCALEKEPVPMSLPAALVPPSKRKPLSVPGTMPLIPPSTSTKDSHQSLPPVGILAAKTPLSQWVVSPADKIKYDEIFVKTDKDMDGFVSGVEARELFLKTGLPSALLAHIWALCDTKDCGKLSKEQFALAFYLINQKLTKGIDPPQALTPEMVPPSDRGISLQKGTQGPNSVADFSAIKELDTLNNEIVDLQREKNNVEQDLKEKEDTIKQRTSEVQDLQDEVKRESSQLQKLQAQKQEAQEILNDLDEQKAKLEEQLNDIRQKCAEEAHMIAMLKAEITSQESKISAYEDELTKAQEELSRLQQETAELEHCLESGRAQLGPLQQHLQDSQQEINSVQTKLLELKELGNNQFSWHSQPHNTLVNGTVDHSSLSNSSSETANLNENAERESIAEDEQTNSVSPVRNSPETTASVVEEEKETPAAAIPKKEDPFDAESHPLPDLVSEASLEFFQSDPFVGSDPFKDDPFGKIDPFGGDPFKGSDPFAADCFFKQSSTDPFATAGTDPFSTADSSNNNTTEILKKNDPFAPGGTTVITSNDQAADPFASLFGNDSFGSGFADFSTLTKANNEDPFSSSTSGSVNSVIITKNLFEEPPAKNEDVPPALPPKTGTPTRPCPPPPVFH; encoded by the exons CTGTCGAGTGCAAATCCTGTGTATGAGAAATACTACAGACAG gtTGATTCTGCTAATTCTGGAAGAGTGCTAGCATCTGATGCAGctgttttcttgaaaaagtCTGGATTGACAGATTTGGTACTTGGAAAG atTTGGGACTTAGCTGATACTGATGGAAAAGGTATCCTGAGCAAACAG GAATTTTTTGTGGCTTTACGACTTGTAGCATGTGCACAGAATGGATTGGAAGTTTCCCTGAGTAGTCTTAATTTGCCTGTTCCTCCACCAAGATTt aCTGACACTAGTAGTCCTTTGCTACTCAGTGGAACAGCATCGAGTGATGTACCCTGGGCTGTTAAG CTGGAAGACAAGGCCAAGTATGATGCTATTTTTGACAGCCTAAATCCTGTGAATGGACTCTTGTCAGGGGATAAGGTGAAACCTGTACTCCTCAACTCAAAACTGCCAGTGGACATCTTAGGACGA GTGTGGGAATTGAGTGATATCGATCGCGATGGAATGTTGGATCGGGACGAGTTTGCAGTT GCCATGTTTTTGGTGTACTGTGCTTTGGAGAAAGAACCAGTGCCAATGTCCTTGCCTGCAGCTTTGGTGCCACCATCCAAAAGAAAACCTCTTAGTGTTCCAGGAACAATGCCATTAATTCCACCTTCAACATCTACAAAAGATTCTCATCAGTCCTTGCCACCTGTAGGCATTTTAGCTGCCAAAACACCGTTATCACAG TGGGTTGTGTCGCCTGCAGACAAAATTAAGTATGATGAGATCTTTGTGAAAACTGACAAGGACATGGATGGATTTGTGTCAGGTGTGGAAGCCAGAGAACTATTCTTGAAGACAGGACTGCCTTCTGCTCTTCTTGCACATATCTg GGCTCTCTGTGACACAAAGGACTGTGGAAAGCTTTCAAAGGAACAGTTTGCTTTGGCTTTCTATTTAATTAATCAGAAGCTGACAAAGGGCATTGATCCACCTCAGGCTCTGACTCCAGAGATGGTTCCACCTTCAGACAGGGGAATCAGTTTACAGAAG ggTACTCAAGGACCGAATTCTGTAGCAGATTTTTCTGCAATTAAAGAACTTGATACATTAAACAATGAAATAGTAGACCTGCAGAG GGAAAAGAATAATGTAGAGCAAGacctgaaggagaaagaagataCCATCAAGCAGAGGACAAGTGAGGTCCAG GATCTACAAGATGAAGTAAAGAGGGAGAGCAGTCAACTGCAAAAGCTGCAAGCTCAGAAACAGGAAGCCCAGGAAATTCTTAATGATCTTGATGAGCAGAAGGCCAAGTTGGAAGAGCAACTTAATGATATCAGGCAGAAGTGTGCAGAAGAGGCCCATATG ATTGCTAtgctgaaagctgaaataaCAAGCCAGGAATCCAAGATTTCAGCCTATGAAGATGAACTGACCAAAGCTCAAGAGGAGCTGAGTCGCCTGCAGCAAGAAACTGCAGAGCTTGAGCATTGCTTAGAATCTGGGAGAGCACAGCTGGGACCTCTTCAGCAACATCTGCAGGATTCACAACAGGAAATCAATTCA GTGCAGACAAAGCTTCTTGAGCTGAAAGAATTGGGGAATAACCAATTTAGTTGGCACTCTCAGCCACATAATACACTTGTTAATGGGACTGTGGATCATTCCAGTCTTAGCAATAGCAGCAGTGAAACTGCTAACCTTAATGAGAATGCTGAAAGGGAAAGTATAGCAGAAgatgaacaaacaaacagcgTCTCTCCA GTAAGGAATAGTCCTGAAACAACAGCCTCTGttgtggaagaggagaaagagactCCAGCTGCAGCTATTCCCAAAAAG GAAGATCCATTTGATGCTGAATCTCATCCATTGCCTGATCTCGTTTCTGAAGCCAGCTTAGAGTTCTTCCAGTCTGACCCTTTTGTTGGCA gtGATCCCTTCAAAGATGACCCTTTTGGGAAAATTG ATCCTTTTGGTGGTGATCCCTTCAAAGGCTCAGATCCTTTTGCAGCTGACTGTTTTTTCAAACAATCCTCCACTGATCCCTTTGCAACTGCTGGCACTGATCCATTTAGCACTGCAGACAGCAGTAATAATAACACA acagAGATATTGAAGAAGAATGATCCTTTTGCTCCTGGTGGAACAACTGTGATTACATCGAATGATCAAG CTGCAGACCCCTTTGCCTCTCTGTTTGGAAATGACTCCTTTGGAAGTGGTTTTGCTGACTTCAGCACTCTGACAAAG
- the EPS15 gene encoding epidermal growth factor receptor substrate 15 isoform X9, protein MAAHLSLTQLSSANPVYEKYYRQVDSANSGRVLASDAAVFLKKSGLTDLVLGKIWDLADTDGKGILSKQEFFVALRLVACAQNGLEVSLSSLNLPVPPPRFTDTSSPLLLSGTASSDVPWAVKLEDKAKYDAIFDSLNPVNGLLSGDKVKPVLLNSKLPVDILGRVWELSDIDRDGMLDRDEFAVAMFLVYCALEKEPVPMSLPAALVPPSKRKPLSVPGTMPLIPPSTSTKDSHQSLPPVGILAAKTPLSQWVVSPADKIKYDEIFVKTDKDMDGFVSGVEARELFLKTGLPSALLAHIWALCDTKDCGKLSKEQFALAFYLINQKLTKGIDPPQALTPEMVPPSDRGISLQKGTQGPNSVADFSAIKELDTLNNEIVDLQREKNNVEQDLKEKEDTIKQRTSEVQDLQDEVKRESSQLQKLQAQKQEAQEILNDLDEQKAKLEEQLNDIRQKCAEEAHMIAMLKAEITSQESKISAYEDELTKAQEELSRLQQETAELEHCLESGRAQLGPLQQHLQDSQQEINSVQTKLLELKELGNNQFSWHSQPHNTLVNGTVDHSSLSNSSSETANLNENAERESIAEDEQTNSVSPVRNSPETTASVVEEEKETPAAAIPKKEDPFDAESHPLPDLVSEASLEFFQSDPFVGSDPFKDDPFGKIDPFGGDPFKGSDPFAADCFFKQSSTDPFATAGTDPFSTADSSNNNTTEILKKNDPFAPGGTTVITSNDQAADPFASLFGNDSFGSGFADFSTLTKANNEDPFSSSTSGSVNSVIITKNLFEEPPAKNEDVPPALPPKTGTPTRPCPPPPVFH, encoded by the exons CTGTCGAGTGCAAATCCTGTGTATGAGAAATACTACAGACAG gtTGATTCTGCTAATTCTGGAAGAGTGCTAGCATCTGATGCAGctgttttcttgaaaaagtCTGGATTGACAGATTTGGTACTTGGAAAG atTTGGGACTTAGCTGATACTGATGGAAAAGGTATCCTGAGCAAACAG GAATTTTTTGTGGCTTTACGACTTGTAGCATGTGCACAGAATGGATTGGAAGTTTCCCTGAGTAGTCTTAATTTGCCTGTTCCTCCACCAAGATTt aCTGACACTAGTAGTCCTTTGCTACTCAGTGGAACAGCATCGAGTGATGTACCCTGGGCTGTTAAG CTGGAAGACAAGGCCAAGTATGATGCTATTTTTGACAGCCTAAATCCTGTGAATGGACTCTTGTCAGGGGATAAGGTGAAACCTGTACTCCTCAACTCAAAACTGCCAGTGGACATCTTAGGACGA GTGTGGGAATTGAGTGATATCGATCGCGATGGAATGTTGGATCGGGACGAGTTTGCAGTT GCCATGTTTTTGGTGTACTGTGCTTTGGAGAAAGAACCAGTGCCAATGTCCTTGCCTGCAGCTTTGGTGCCACCATCCAAAAGAAAACCTCTTAGTGTTCCAGGAACAATGCCATTAATTCCACCTTCAACATCTACAAAAGATTCTCATCAGTCCTTGCCACCTGTAGGCATTTTAGCTGCCAAAACACCGTTATCACAG TGGGTTGTGTCGCCTGCAGACAAAATTAAGTATGATGAGATCTTTGTGAAAACTGACAAGGACATGGATGGATTTGTGTCAGGTGTGGAAGCCAGAGAACTATTCTTGAAGACAGGACTGCCTTCTGCTCTTCTTGCACATATCTg GGCTCTCTGTGACACAAAGGACTGTGGAAAGCTTTCAAAGGAACAGTTTGCTTTGGCTTTCTATTTAATTAATCAGAAGCTGACAAAGGGCATTGATCCACCTCAGGCTCTGACTCCAGAGATGGTTCCACCTTCAGACAGGGGAATCAGTTTACAGAAG ggTACTCAAGGACCGAATTCTGTAGCAGATTTTTCTGCAATTAAAGAACTTGATACATTAAACAATGAAATAGTAGACCTGCAGAG GGAAAAGAATAATGTAGAGCAAGacctgaaggagaaagaagataCCATCAAGCAGAGGACAAGTGAGGTCCAG GATCTACAAGATGAAGTAAAGAGGGAGAGCAGTCAACTGCAAAAGCTGCAAGCTCAGAAACAGGAAGCCCAGGAAATTCTTAATGATCTTGATGAGCAGAAGGCCAAGTTGGAAGAGCAACTTAATGATATCAGGCAGAAGTGTGCAGAAGAGGCCCATATG ATTGCTAtgctgaaagctgaaataaCAAGCCAGGAATCCAAGATTTCAGCCTATGAAGATGAACTGACCAAAGCTCAAGAGGAGCTGAGTCGCCTGCAGCAAGAAACTGCAGAGCTTGAGCATTGCTTAGAATCTGGGAGAGCACAGCTGGGACCTCTTCAGCAACATCTGCAGGATTCACAACAGGAAATCAATTCA GTGCAGACAAAGCTTCTTGAGCTGAAAGAATTGGGGAATAACCAATTTAGTTGGCACTCTCAGCCACATAATACACTTGTTAATGGGACTGTGGATCATTCCAGTCTTAGCAATAGCAGCAGTGAAACTGCTAACCTTAATGAGAATGCTGAAAGGGAAAGTATAGCAGAAgatgaacaaacaaacagcgTCTCTCCA GTAAGGAATAGTCCTGAAACAACAGCCTCTGttgtggaagaggagaaagagactCCAGCTGCAGCTATTCCCAAAAAG GAAGATCCATTTGATGCTGAATCTCATCCATTGCCTGATCTCGTTTCTGAAGCCAGCTTAGAGTTCTTCCAGTCTGACCCTTTTGTTGGCA gtGATCCCTTCAAAGATGACCCTTTTGGGAAAATTG ATCCTTTTGGTGGTGATCCCTTCAAAGGCTCAGATCCTTTTGCAGCTGACTGTTTTTTCAAACAATCCTCCACTGATCCCTTTGCAACTGCTGGCACTGATCCATTTAGCACTGCAGACAGCAGTAATAATAACACA acagAGATATTGAAGAAGAATGATCCTTTTGCTCCTGGTGGAACAACTGTGATTACATCGAATGATCAAG CTGCAGACCCCTTTGCCTCTCTGTTTGGAAATGACTCCTTTGGAAGTGGTTTTGCTGACTTCAGCACTCTGACAAAG